AGTCAGCTTTTTGAGCACCAAACAATTCAGGGGAATAGAGAAGTCATCAACTCTCGATCTCACTTCGGTGGTCACGGAGCAAACTGCTCGAATGGGAGATTCACCAATACCGAGGATAGGTTGGTCAATACGATGACGAAGCAATCTTAGTTTCTGACAAAGGCGGTCACTAATGAAACTGCTTTGTGATCCACTATCTAACAGTGCTCGAGCCAAATGCTCATTTCCATAGCCATCTAGCACCTTGACGACAACGGTCGATAGGAAGACGTTCATTCCACGGGATTCTACAGCGGAGTTGGACGAGATCACTTCAGGATTTTTTGCCACTGTTGAGGATTCGTTGACTTTAGGAGGATTCTAGGCTGTTCGGATTTGTGAGCCGCTGGAATTTGGATTGTTGTTCGATACTGGTGCATCGAACCCGGGATGCAATAAAGAGTGGTGGCGTTTTTGACAATGCTTGCAGGAGAAGTTGGATTGACAATTCCGGGCGAAGTGGTTTCCCCTGAAGCAATTGCTACAAATCCGCTTCGAGTTAACCAGGTTCAATCGATCTTTAAGCTGCATCTTTTCAAACACCGGACATCTCACCAAAGGATGATAATCGCGGCAAGCTAGGCATTCAGATTGGTACCGTTCCACTGCAGTATAGGAGTTGATTTTCGACGATGTAGGATTTTGGGGTTTAGTTTGCCTGACAGGGAGATTGTGCTTTGCTTGGGAAGAAGAAGTGGACTGCTCAGCCGAAATGTGAAGGGATTCTAGAGTCCGGATTTTACGGGTTAATATTTCGATGAGGTTTTCATAAGTTGGTTCGTGGTTAGCAGAGACAAATTCTTCCCATTCCTTCAGGGTATAATCGTCGATTCGAGAACACAGTAGTTGAaccaatagactgccccaatgCGCGGTTGGTTCATTTAATTGGTTGAGTATTTTGACATGCCGTTGGAAATCCTCTACAACAGCGCGTAAACCAGCAGCGGATTTTCCCGAGACCTTCGAGTGGACAATTAGAGCTTGCAAGTGTTTCTTTTTTAGTAAGTATGTGTTGGAGTAGCGGTTGAGGAGTGCTTCCCAAGCTACCGCGTAGTTGTTTGCGGTGATGGTTAAGGATTCAATGAGTTTTAGCGCGTCACCTCGCAAAGCAGATCGGAGGTACTGAAACTTTTGGATGCATGGGATTTCTGGCGACGAGTGAATCAGTGATGAAAAGGAATCGCGAAATGTTAACCATTCATTCAGGTCACCGTCAAATTTAGGCAATTCGATAGTGGGAAGTTTCACACCGGTTACATGAGCAATTGCCGGGGCACCTTGCTGGTTTAATGGATTGGTTGAGATGGAAGGAAGGGGAGGAACCTTGCTTACGAGACCACCTTTTACCCTAAAGTACTGCTCTTCCACCCTTGCCCTTACCTTCGCATTAGCCGCAGCAAATTCTGGTTCATCGTCGTACGTTTCATATTCTCCTTGGATCGCTTCGAAAGTTTCCATCAGGTTATCAAGTCGGGCCAGATGTATCGCTACCTCGTTCATGTCCCGCTCCTCGTCGTAATTCGTCAGGAAGTCTTGGATGCGATGCATTGAATCCAGGATGTTTTTCCGTTTCAGCTCCTTTGCCTTCATCTTCTTCTCCGCCATGATGAGGTTAGGTTTAGATTAGTGCAGGAACGGCTAAAATAAACGGAAGACCCAGGAAGCACCTTTCGGATGACGATATAGGGTTGGAATGGCACTCACCTGTGCCCATTCAAAAATAGGCCTTTGGTTTTATTAAAAAGCAGGAACTCTCGAACAACTGGATGGGATGACTACCAAGTAGGATGATCACGGGTAGGATGTCTCAACTCCAGTGGATGGTTAGGATTGAAATCCGATATTGGATGTGGATTTCCGACCTTCCAGGATTTTCCCCAGGATAATTGTAGGTTAGGAACAGCAACGGTCACTTCAGGATAGTACACCAGCAACGGTATAGGAAACGGATCGGTGATCCTCAGCAGGAACACGTGGAATTCTGTATTGGGCAAAAGAAGACCCAGGAAGTACCTCTCAAGAAAATATAATTCGTTGGACAGATACTCACATGGAGCCTGTCTTAAACAGGCCTTGTACTTTTTGAGCAGGTACTGCTATCTGGAACTCCGGGTTGTTGGATGGGCTGGATGGGATTATCGTCGTGGTTGATCCAATGGTACACCCGtgatcctggtcacggcaccaaaaATGTAATGTCAGGGGATCGTATCACGGGCAAATCTTTCGGGTTAAAACACCAACACACGACGCGTTACTTTACTAACAACAACCGTttattgaaattccaaatttaggaaaaaggaattttattttacacgcgTTCTTATGTAAAAAACTACTTTTATTATTCAGCTGGTGACCGGTTAGGATGCTGTTCGTCAGAAATCTAATTCTTAAGAGTGAATAACCGGAAATTGCAAAAAAGTGCTTAATACCGCGCAAACTATTGTGCATCGAGATGCGCTTTTCTAGGCAGGGCCGGACTGCAGTTTTATGAGTAGGAGATGGATTCTGCTTAACGCaggcaaatttaaattcaaatatataaataaagcTAGAACCTATCAATGTTCACAGCGAACATAATATCTGGACGTGTACTTTGGGCCAAGTACATCAAACAACCCCCGGCTTCTTGGTAGGGGATGTTCTTCATTTCTGCTTCTTCTTTCTCCGAATTGGGGCACATCAGTTTCGTCAACTTCTCGGATGCGTTCATCGGAGTACTGGTCGGTTTGCATTGATCCATGTGGAATCGTTTCAGTAGTGATTCAGTGTAGGCCTGTTGATCCAATGCCACACCTTCGCTCGTCCTCTCAATCCGAATTCCCAGACAGCATTTTGCGGGACCAAGATCCTTCATCCGAAAGTTCGAGTTGAGTTGCTCCTTCAGCTTCGTCGACGCCTCATCGTTGCTAAGAATGATAAGATCATCTACGTAAATTGCAACGATTAGTATCTTACAACCTTTGATTGCAGTGTAGACACAAGGATCGAATTTCATGGGTTTAAGTCCGAAACGCTTCAAAGAACCATCAAGCTTATGGTTCCAGACTCGACTTGATTGTTTGAGTCCGTAAAGGGCCTTGTTGAGCTTGCAGACAAGTAACTGCTTCCGTTGGTCCACGAAGCAAGCTGGTTGCTCCATGTAAACGTCTTCCTGCAGCTCCCCTTGAAGGAAGGCTGTTATCGCATCTATTTGAGTGATTACCAGTTCGTGTTTGGCTGCCAAAGCAAACAAGTATCGCAGCGAGCTATATCGAACGACCGGGGCATAAGTTTCGGTATAACCACCCCCTGTCGCTGCGAGAAACCTTTAATTACAAGGCGCGCTTTGTACCGTTGTACGTTGCCATCCTCGTCGTGTTTTGCTTTAAAAACCCACTGATTCTTTATTGCTTTCTTTCCTTTAGGTAATTCAACCAGGGACCAGGTGTTGTTCTCCACCAGCGCATCGAATTCCTCCTTCATCGCACGCTTCTAGAATTCTCGATCGTCACGTGATAAGGCCTCTTGAACCGTGATTGGATCATCCACTGTGTCGAGTTGAAGTGATGCCATCGCTACCTGAGGACCGAATTCCAAACCTTGGAATTCGCTCGATGCTTTGCTTGAACCACGCTGTGCTCCCGACCGCTGCGCCTCAACGTCTGTGACCAAGACGGATTTGAAGTTTGTCGTGGAGGGAGCACGGTCATATTAGTCAGAGTATCATTTGAAGCATCGCGTTCGCCTCCAGAAACCTCATGAAAAACGTCGTCGTCAGTTTTGTAATCGAACTGTCCTTTGGAGGCACCACATCCGGCGTTGATTGTTTCATCATCGCCTTCAGGCCCACGGATGTTGGTTTCGGGTTGCTCGATGTCTAATCGGATAACCTTGCGCTCGCTGCTTTTTTATGTTGGCGCCACAGTTCCAATCGCTGCTCCTTCGTTCGGAAAGATGACCTCTCGATTTGTGATCGTAGACTTCTTCACGGAATCGTATAGGCGATATCCCTTCGTTTCCTCGTCAAAGCCCGTCAGGATATACTCACGAGATTTGGGGTCCCACTTTCGCCGTTTTTGCTTCGGTACTTGAACCATCGCTTTGGTGGGATAACTTTGGCTTCCTGCCGCTCCAAGGTTCCTCTGGAGTTAACCCGTGTCCACAAGTCGGTGAGCGGTTTATCAGGTACACCGCCGTTGATACCGCCTCCGCCCAGAAACCTTTCAACAGCTTGGCATCGAATAGTAAGCACCTTGCTTTTTCGACTATCGTCCTATTCGTACGTTCCGCGAGACCATTTTGTTCGGGCGTATAATCACATGTGGTCTCGTGTCGTATTCCGGCTTGACGCAAAAAATCCTGGAATTCTCTATTGGTGTATTCCTTACCGTTATCCGACCGGATTGTCTTCAACTTGGCGCCAGTTTGACGCTCCACCAGAGCAAGGAAATTCTTGAACACCTTCAGCACCTCGAACTCggttttggttttcaaaaaataaacgaaaatgcGCCTCGTTTTATCGTCGATGAACGTTATATAAAAACGATTTCCGCCTAGAGAGTTCGTTTCCATCGGACCGCTGATGTCGGTGTGCACCACCTCGAGCACTTCAGTCGCACGGTGTCCATTCTTGGTAAAAGGTAATTTAGATTGCTTACCCAGTGGACAGATGGCACAATCTTCCTCCGACTTTCCAGTGAGCTTGATTCCAGTAACGAGACCGTCCGCCAGTTGTTTCAAGCTTGCTTCGCCTATGTGGCCCAAACGCCTATGCCACAATCCGCTTCCGGCATTTTGACACGCCAACGCTTTACTCGGTTTCGCCTTTTCTTGGATCAATTTGAACTGGTTGTTGGTATGAACACCAGTGACCACCAAACTGCCATCCGAGTTGTACACCTTACATCCGTTGTTGTCGAAATGCACCTTGTACCCCCTCTGGACAATTCTGCTTATCGATAGGAGGTTCGTTGTAAGACCGGGGATCAACTGCACGTCTTTAACGGTAACGCTTTCTGGATTCACATCAGGATTCGGCTGGAGTCTGACAGTTCCGCTGGCCACTATTTCCATGGTTCCACCGTTCGCTGCTACAACTTGTCCGCTTGCGTCCTCCAAATCGTACAAAAGCTTTTCGTTGCTCGTCATGTGTGCGTACGCCGCTGAATCGAACAATCAGTCGCCAACATCATGCTGCTTGAAAGTCGACAGCACCATAGACAATGTGTCTCCTTTCTTCTGCTGCCTGCAGTCTCTCGCAAGGTGTCCAAATTTTGAACTCCGACATTTCGGGCCTCTGGATGGGAAAGGGGTTTCCTTTTTCGGCTGCTGTTCTTGTTGCCAAGGCTTGTTATTTTTCACAAACCGTTGCTCGGTTGCGAAAGCTTGTTGATTTTGGTTGCTAGGTATCGGTTACCGTGAaagcaccaatggccgcgcagtaccaatggccgcgcactttcaacttcaatcattattttctccgaaattcaacaacgaaaatttctatgtttcgcATTTTATGATACCTACGCTAAGTATCTTTCACTTGCCATACTAGAACtaaatttattctgctttttgaggtcaggaaaaaataaaaacaaacatcgttttTGCCGGATGCCATTTTGTCTGTTGTCCTTGGCAAGTGAGCTATGCGGGTCCCTTTTTGGAATTCagttttttatgttgaat
This sequence is a window from Uranotaenia lowii strain MFRU-FL chromosome 3, ASM2978415v1, whole genome shotgun sequence. Protein-coding genes within it:
- the LOC129753828 gene encoding uncharacterized protein LOC129753828 encodes the protein MAEKKMKAKELKRKNILDSMHRIQDFLTNYDEERDMNEVAIHLARLDNLMETFEAIQGEYETYDDEPEFAAANAKVRARVEEQYFRVKGGLVSKVPPLPSISTNPLNQQGAPAIAHVTGVKLPTIELPKFDGDLNEWLTFRDSFSSLIHSSPEIPCIQKFQYLRSALRGDALKLIESLTITANNYAVAWEALLNRYSNTYLLKKKHLQALIVHSKVSGKSAAGLRAVVEDFQRHVKILNQLNEPTAHWGSLLVQLLCSRIDDYTLKEWEEFVSANHEPTYENLIEILTRKIRTLESLHISAEQSTSSSQAKHNLPVRQTKPQNPTSSKINSYTAVERYQSECLACRDYHPLVRCPVFEKMQLKDRLNLVNSKRICSNCFRGNHFARNCQSNFSCKHCQKRHHSLLHPGFDAPVSNNNPNSSGSQIRTA